One genomic region from Stackebrandtia nassauensis DSM 44728 encodes:
- a CDS encoding response regulator — MTIKVLIADDQEMVRTGFRMIVNANSDMEVVAEAADGVEAVELARRHRPDVSLLDIRMPKQDGLQATRLLAGPGVAEPLKIVVVTTFDLDEYVYGALRAGALGFLLKDAGPTLLIEAIRAAAGGESLVSPAITVRLLKHLARPPAAPAAIPLSERELDVVERVARGRTNNEIAEELFVAVSTVKSHLESVRAKINVRNRTEIAVWAWENKIVG; from the coding sequence GTGACGATCAAGGTCCTCATCGCCGACGATCAGGAAATGGTGCGCACCGGTTTCCGGATGATCGTCAACGCCAACAGCGACATGGAGGTCGTCGCGGAGGCCGCCGACGGCGTCGAGGCGGTGGAACTGGCCCGGCGGCACCGGCCGGACGTGTCACTGCTCGACATTCGGATGCCCAAACAGGACGGACTCCAGGCGACCCGGCTGCTGGCCGGACCGGGCGTGGCCGAGCCGCTCAAGATCGTCGTCGTGACGACCTTCGACCTCGACGAATACGTCTACGGCGCGCTGCGGGCCGGAGCGTTGGGCTTCCTGCTCAAGGACGCCGGACCCACGCTGCTCATCGAGGCGATCCGCGCGGCGGCGGGCGGCGAGTCGCTGGTGTCCCCGGCGATCACCGTCCGGCTGCTGAAGCACCTGGCCCGTCCGCCCGCCGCACCGGCGGCGATACCGCTGTCGGAACGGGAACTGGACGTGGTCGAACGCGTCGCCAGGGGACGCACCAACAACGAGATCGCCGAGGAACTGTTCGTCGCGGTCTCGACGGTCAAGTCGCACCTGGAATCGGTGCGCGCCAAGATCAACGTCCGCAACCGCACCGAGATCGCGGTGTGGGCCTGGGAGAACAAGATCGTCGGTTAA
- a CDS encoding sensor histidine kinase has translation MLTSDRVHRLGGFLIRMCLVGFLGLVWLVESLAVVQDAEYSLDRLFVGMACLVSGLVAMAVVLFAEGHLPQWALPAGGLSILVTAGCFVIDGGQAKPGFAETGALIILVAWTSRRFDAPRGKLATGLLIVALLLMPLRLTQGVRQGVAFEFLIVMSIAAALALGAYLYSVDARRRRAIATVRHGERLELARELHDFVAHHVTGIVVQAQAAQYITQDDPARARESFGAIEKAGLEALTSMRRLVDVMRQDDSGAGARPLGDLGQTAELVDRFRHGDAIATLYVSPELTPETLAPETAASVHRIVQEGLTNVRKHAAGVSAVTVAVAAVNSGVEVTVRDDGGPATGSRLSAVGGGFGLEGLHERATAIGGRLRAGPRPEGGWEVVATLPLRSP, from the coding sequence GTGTTGACCAGTGACCGTGTACACCGCCTCGGCGGTTTCCTGATCCGGATGTGCCTGGTGGGTTTCCTCGGGCTGGTGTGGCTGGTGGAATCGCTGGCCGTCGTCCAGGACGCCGAATACTCGCTGGACCGGCTCTTCGTCGGGATGGCGTGCCTGGTGTCCGGGCTCGTGGCCATGGCGGTGGTGCTGTTCGCCGAGGGGCACCTGCCACAGTGGGCGCTTCCCGCCGGTGGGTTGTCCATACTGGTCACCGCCGGGTGTTTCGTGATCGATGGCGGCCAGGCCAAACCGGGCTTCGCCGAGACCGGTGCGCTGATCATCCTGGTGGCGTGGACGTCGCGGCGTTTCGACGCCCCGCGCGGCAAACTCGCCACCGGGCTGCTGATCGTGGCGCTGTTGCTGATGCCGCTGCGGTTGACGCAGGGCGTCAGACAGGGCGTCGCCTTCGAGTTCCTGATCGTCATGTCGATCGCGGCGGCGCTGGCGCTGGGCGCCTACCTGTACAGCGTGGACGCGCGGCGGCGGCGGGCGATCGCGACGGTGCGGCACGGCGAGCGGCTGGAACTGGCCCGCGAACTGCACGACTTCGTCGCCCACCACGTCACCGGCATCGTGGTGCAGGCCCAGGCCGCGCAGTACATCACCCAGGACGATCCGGCCCGGGCCCGGGAATCCTTCGGCGCCATCGAGAAGGCGGGGCTGGAGGCGCTGACGTCGATGCGCAGGCTCGTCGACGTGATGCGACAGGACGACTCCGGTGCCGGGGCCCGGCCGCTGGGCGATCTGGGGCAGACCGCCGAACTCGTCGACCGGTTCCGGCACGGCGACGCCATCGCCACCCTGTACGTGTCACCGGAACTCACCCCCGAGACGCTGGCGCCGGAGACCGCCGCCTCCGTCCACCGTATCGTCCAAGAGGGACTGACGAACGTCCGCAAGCACGCCGCCGGGGTCAGCGCCGTCACCGTCGCGGTCGCGGCGGTCAACAGCGGCGTCGAGGTCACGGTGCGCGACGACGGCGGCCCGGCCACCGGCAGCCGGCTGTCCGCCGTCGGCGGCGGCTTCGGACTGGAGGGGCTGCACGAACGCGCCACCGCGATCGGCGGACGGCTGCGCGCCGGACCGCGTCCCGAGGGCGGCTGGGAAGTGGTGGCGACCCTGCCGCTGCGCAGCCCTTGA